The following DNA comes from Cryobacterium psychrophilum.
TTAGATTAGCCGCATGAATACTCAACACGCAACACCGCCACCAGCGACGCGATTCCTTGCCCAGCCGGAAGGCAGAATCGCATACGACATCCAGGGCGCCGGGCCGCTCGTGCTTCTCGTACCAGGCATGGGCGACCTTCGATCCACCTACCGGTTTCTCACTCCCGCCCTCGTTGCCGCCGGCTACACGGTTGCGACCACCGACCTTCGCGGCCATGGGGACAGCAGCAGCGTGTTCTCCAGCTATGGGGATGCCGTTACTGCGAGCGACCTTGTGGCGCTTCTTGACGACCTGGGGACACCGGCAGTCGTCATCGGGAACTCCATGGGGGCAGGAGCGGCGGTGATCGCCGCGGCCGATCGCCCGGAGCTTGTCAACGGCCTGGTCCTGGTGGGGCCCTTCGTCCGTGAGCCGGCATCCAACACCCCCTTCAAACGCTTGTTTCTGCGCCTGCTCATGGCGCGGCCCTGGGCTGCGGCCGCGTGGAAGGCGTACCTGCCTAAGCTTTATGTAGGAAGGCCGCCGACCGATTTCAGCCAGTACAAGAAGGACGTGATCGCGAGCATCAGGCGCCCCGGCTACACGCGGGCCTTCAGCCTGACGACGCGAACCGACCACGTCCAGGCCGGCGACAGTCTGGACCGCGTCACAGCTCCCGTCCTCATCGTCATGGGTGAGAAGGATCCCGATTTCAAGGACCCAAAGGCAGAAGCTGACTGGATCGCGCGCACGCTGCACGGTGAAGCGGTGATGGTCCCGGACGCCGGGCACTACCCCCAGTCGCAGCAACCGGAACGCACCTCGGCCGCCATCATCCGGTTCCTCAGCACCCTGAAGAACCATGCCTAGGCCCAGACTAAACACGGCCATGGTCGTCGATCACGCCGCTCAGATGCTCGACGAACGCGGCTCAGCCGGGTTCAACCTCGCTGCTCTGGCCGAAAGCCTCGATGTGCGCATCCCGTCGCTGTACAAGCACATCGAGGGGATGCCCGGCCTTCGACGCGGCATCATGATCCAAGCCAAGGCAAGCCTCGCCCACGCCCTCGGGCAGGCGGCCATCGGACGCTCCCGAGACGACGCGATCGAGAGGATGTCGTTCGCGTACCGCCGCTGGGCGCTCGAGCACCCCGGGCAGTACCCGATGACGGTGCACGCACCGGCACCCGGCGACGACGAAGACCTGAAGGTGTCCTCCGCGATCGCCGACGTCGTCTACAACGTCCTCGCCGGCTACGACCTCCGTGACGACGACGCGGTAGACGCCACCCGTTTCCTCCGGTCCGCGCTGCACGGTTTTGTGGCCCTCGAGACCAGCGGCGGCTTCGAGTTGCCGGTGGACCTGGAACGCAGCTTCATGAGGCTCGTCACGAGCGTCGTCACCGCTTTGGCGAGCTGGTCCGGGTCATGAAAAGGAGCGCCGCGCCCAAGGCAGAGCACCCGGCGAAGGCCCCATCCAGTCCGGTGAGCCCTATCCACCGGGTTGAGGGTGCCGCGGTCGCTGCGTCCGCCGCGACCCTTTTCATTCTGGGGGGATTCAGCTGGTGGTGGCTGCCGGTGTTGTTCCTGGTCTTCGACCTTTCCTTCATCGGATACGCCGTCAGCAACCGGGCCGGAGCCTACGGATACAACCTCGTTCACAACTACGCGGCCCCCGCGATCCTGATCGCCGTCTATAGCCTCCTTCACGTGATCGGGATCCCGCTGTGGCCACTGGCATTCATCGCCGGATACTGGTTCTTCCACGTCGGCGCCGACCGAGCCATGGGCTACGGCCCACGGCCACCGAGATAGGACGGTCCAGCACGTCTTCCAGCCGGACTTCCCGCCGAACAAGCACAGTCAGCAGGCTCTCGCTCATGCGGGACGGTCAGCGACGCAGGTCGAGCGCGCAAGTCGCCATCCCAGGGTGGAGCTCGTCGAGTGTCACAAGGGAACGCTCAGCGAGATGGCGCCCCAGGCTTTTGAGCAGCAGCCTGCGCCTCGAGAAGTGCGACAGTCTTTTCGCTCGCATCCCGAATTCGATGAAGGGCGCCGACGATGCTGATGCTCGCGAACACGACTACGAGGATGAGCACAACGAGCAGCCAGACGGGGTCCATGTCCCTATCCTTTCAGTAGCTCCTACCTGCGCCCGCAGGTGGAACGGCTATCGGACGCCGGCAGGATTCAGCTCCCATCGAATCTCGCCCTGTTGAATCGTGCTCGTTGGGTTGAGACCCTGATGTTTTGCAACCGCCACCGAGGCCCGATGCTGAGGGTGAACGAAAGCGCCGAGGGAGTCGACGCCGTGTTCCCGCAACCATCGGATCATTCCGCGCGTCGCTTCGGTAGCCACACCATTTCCTTGGGCTCGTGGTGCCACGACCCACTCAATATCGGCGCTGAGCCTCCCTGCGTCTTCTTCAACGGTGGCCTGAACAAAACCGACCAGCGCGCCGGAAGCATTATCTCGGATGACCCAGTTGAGCCACCACTGCGATCCGTCGTCCGACTCACCAACTGATTGGGCGGTGTAACGCCGGACCAGCCCTTCGAGAGTGGGCGGCTCTCCGCCGATGAACTCATAGAGCGATGGGTCAGCTAGTACGACGACCATCTCTGGAGCATGGTTGACGGAAACCGGTTCCAACGCGAACCGTTCCGTTTCCACCCGCTGGGGCGCTGGCCACACCATTGCTCCAGTCTTCCACCGACAGTCGTGCTATCGCCCGCATGCCGAACCTCTGCTGGCACACATTCCGGCATTGATCGGATGCCATTTTGTCCATTGCCTTGATCGATGACCTTCAACCAGGAAAGGCCGCTTTGTAAAGCGGGGCGCTAGAGTCTCGGTCATGTCTGTTTCCGACCATCCCCTGATCCCCGACACAGAGATTCGACTTTCCGTACTGCTCAACCGAATCCACGTGCTCGGCAAGGTCGAGGGAGTAACAGTTGTTGCCGAACGGGTCGATTTAACAGAGGAGCGAGTGTGGCTGCACGCGCGCGCCGTGCCGAACAGCTCGACTGAGCAGCTGACCACTGAGTTCTGGAGTGCCGGCCAGCGCTGGCGCCACGTGCAACAGACACAAGGTTGGGAAGCCGCAGGGGAACCGCCGCGAGGGCCTGGTGAAATGATGACCCGCATCGAGGTCACGCTGACCAAAAATGGTCCGGGAGTGAACTTTGATCGCCAACTCTCGGTTGGGGGATCAGGGACCGAATGGTCAATTGAATGGTCGTGGCCGAGACCCAACGGCGGCTCGGTGACATTTATCGGAACATCACCGGAGGCAGGAGACACCGAACTCATCGTCGAGATGCCATCGCCCAAGTAAGTCCCAACACCTGAACTCCGGACGCGGACGCCCGCAAGTGGAACCTCCTGCGGGCTCATAGGAGTCGCGGATCAAGTTCGAGCAGCGGAATAAAGGATTTCCGGCATAGGGAAGGGGGTCTCCCAACCCTATTTTGGGGGGTGGCGTCGGTTCGCCGGGCGCCCATATGATCCGACTAGTCGCTGGGGACTGGGCGGCGATCTCAAAACGGGGGTTGAAACGTGCAAGGTCGCAAACGGGTCTTCGTCGAAGGTGACCTTGCCGTTCTCTCTCGACTTCTACGGACAGACCTACGACGGACTGTACGTCAACAACAACGGCGACGTCTCCTTCGGCGCTCCGTTGAGCACATACACGCCCTTCGGACTCGCGTCTGCAAGCGTCCCTCTCATCGCTCCCTTCTTTGCTGATGTAGATACCGGAGGCAGCGGTTCGCAGCCTGTCCAGTACGGCTATGGGGAAACAACATACGAGGGACGCCCTGCCTTCTGCGTGAACTGGCTCAACGTTGGATACTTCTCCAACCATTTCGACAAACTCAACTCCTTCCAGCTTCTCCTGGTCTCCCGGCAGGACAAGGCTGTTGGAGCATTCGACATTGTCTTCAACTACGACACCATCAATTGGGAAACCGGCGACGCCAGTGGAGGTAGCGAAGGACTTGGGGGCGTCTCCGCCCGCGTCGGTTTCACCGCCGGTACCGGCCAAGACGGAACTTTCACCGAGTTTGCCGGCTCCGGTACGCCCGGCGTCTTCCTGGACGGCGGGCCGACGCCATTGAACGTCGGCCAGCAAGATAGCTCCGTCAGGGGCAGATACATCTTCTCGGTTCGAAACGGAGGGACGCTGGTCAACGGATACGTCGCACTAGGCGACTCGTACCAGAGCGGCGAAGGAACCTTTGACTACATCGACGGGACGAACGTCGATGGGATCAATCAGTGCCACCGCTCTGACTTCGCTTACCCGAGCCTCCTTGTGGATCAGGGCGTCGTCAAACTTGATCTGGACTTCCGGGCCTGTTCCGGCGCGACCGTGAGTACGATGCTCATCCCAAGCAGCACGAGTGGTCCGCCGTGGAATGACGGCATCGCACAGGTAAACGCCCTCGACACTTCGACTCGACTGGTCACTGTCGGCATCATCGGCAACGACCTCGGCTTCGGCGATTTCATCACGAAGTGCGTGACATTGAGCCTGACGACAAGCAAGACATGCGAGAACGAGCTTGGCTCGAGCTTGAAAGGCCAGCTCACCTCCCTTGAATCAGGCGCGCTGAAGAAGTCCCTGATCGAGCTGTACCGGCTCATCCGGGCCAAAGCGCCAAACGCGCGTGTCGTCGTCGTGTCCTACCCACACTTCTTTCCCGAGTTCAACAAGGAGAAGAACTGCGGCCTCATCTACCGAACCAGCGATCAAACATGGATGAATTCTGCGGTAGACCGTGCGGACACTGCGATCGGAGTTGCGGCACGTAGCGCTGGATTCGAGTACGCGAATACGGAAGATGTCAACCTTTATGAGTCAGTTTCTTTAGCCGGTCATTGAGTTCGTTCCTTCCTTTTCGGGTTCGTTGATCCACGTCGTCGTCGGGAATGTTGGCGGCTGCGGGAGCTTCCGAACGAAGCGTTCAGGGTGCGTGGCATAGGCGGTCCTGAGAACGCGGGCACGAGCGTGCTGGATGGCGGGTGCGCGGCCGTGGTGAACGTTGAACGGGGTTGGCGAGTAGCGCTTGGTGGTAGCGGCAGTCCGGCGAGTTGGTAGCACGTTTCCGGGAACACGGTAGCGCCGCCGGGCGGTGTACTGCTCTGCTGTGGAAGGACAACGCATACGGCGTTGTCGTTTCATTGCTAAGGGCGGGTTCATGGCGGACTATCGAAAAATATTGGGACTGTTGCTGGAAGGGCGCAGTTACCGCGAGGTTGTCGAGATCGCGGGGTGCTCGCATCGCGACGTGGCCCGGGTCCGGCAGGAGGTCCAGGAGCGGGGTCTGACCTCGGCGGTCGCGATCACCGACGCTGACGTCGCGGAATGGTTCCCGGACGGGCGCCGGAAAGTGTCGGAAGAGTACGACCAGCCCGACCTCTCGCGGGTGCTGGCCTCGATGAAAGCGAACCGGCACTTCACGTTGCTGTTGGCCTGGCGCCGATACGTCGACACCAAAGACGCGGGAAAGAAGTACGGGTATTCGCAGTTCTGCGCCCTGTTCACCGACTACCTCCGCAGCCACGATCTGGTGGCGGTACTCCGCCACGAGCCGGGCCGGGCGATGCTGGTGGACTGGGCCGGCGACACGATGGATGTCGTCGACACCATCACCGGCGAGGTGGTCCGGGCAATCTTGTTCGTCGCGGTGCTGCCATTCTCGGGGCTGATGTTCTGCCGCGCCTACGCGGACATGAAGTCCCCGGCCTGGCTCGACGCCCACGTTCAAGCGTTCGCGTTCTTCGGCGGCGTGACGCAGATTATCGTGCCGGACAACCCGACGACCTCCACGCACCAAACTCATAAGGGCGACGCGGAGCGGGTCGTGAACGCCCGATATCAGCAGCTCGCAGACCATTACCAGACTGCAATTGTCCCGGCCAGAGTGAAAAAACCGCGCGACTATCCCGAGGATTTTGTTATCCCGAGTTCTGGCCGTGAGGCCTGTGCGTTGGCGGCCTGAGCGACCATTTCCTCGGGATAATCATTTCAGGCCAGCGAGTTGGAGGATGAGATCGTCGCCTCCCGTCCAAAGCGGTGCGAGCTCGGGGTTGGCGCTGCCGGCTTTCTGGATCGCTTGACGCACCATCTCGTTATCCGCTGACGCGTAGATACTCGTGGTCGCGATGTTGGCGTGGCCGAGGAACTCCTTGATATGGGGAAGAGGAACCCCGGCGCGCAGCATCTGCATCGCGCGGGCGTGCCGCAGCTGGTGGGCATGGATCTTCTCCGGGACCTCCGGACATTCCTGTTGTGCGATCGCGGCGTGTTTGTTGAGCAGGTAGGTGATGTTGTCCTGGCTCATCTGCTGTCGGTGGCCCGCCCGGATTGTGAAGAACAACGGGGAAGCTGCTTCGGGGGTGCCGGGATGGAACTCGGCCAGATACTGCTCCAGGTGGCGCGCAGTTTTATCCATCAGGGGAACAGTTCTGATCTTGTGGCCTTTGCCGGTCAGCGTCACCCGGGCGGCGCCGACTGTGGTGTCGATATCGGCCGGAGTCAGATCCAGCATTTCCTGGATCCGTGCTGCGGCGTCAAACATGAGCAGGATTAGAGTCGTGTCTCGCCTGCCCCGGTTGGTGTTCTGTCCGGGCGCGCGGATCAACGCGTCGACGGCAGGCATACTCAACCCATCCGGTGCCCGCGCGGGTATTCGGGCGGGTTTGACCTGTCGGACGCCTAACCAGATCGACACCAGCGCCGGATCCTCGCCAGCGCAATAGGACAGGAACGACTTGATCGCGGCAAGGCGTTGGTTCGCCGAGGACACGCTCAGATGCTGGGTGTCGAGCAGCCAGGTGAAAAAGGCGGTGATGGTGGCGCGGTCGATCGCCTCGAAGCTGACCTCCGCGAGGGTGAGGTGCTGGGTTTCGCGCAGGAAGTCCAGCAGCGTGTTTAGCGCCGTTTTATAGGAGCGGATGGTGTGCGGGCTGAGCCGGCGGGCCCGCGGCAGATGGATAGTCAGCCATGCACGGACCAGGGCGAAGAACTCAACGGAGGCCATCGGGCGCCTCCGGCAGAGCGCCTTCGATGCCGGTGTTGGCGAGGCGGCGCAGATCAGGATGGAAATCCGCCGCGAGGTGGAAGTAGTACCAGGTGTCTTCGGTGTTGCTGTGTCCGAGGTGCAAACTCAGATAGGGCACCAACGATTCCGGATCTTTCCCGGCGACCGTCCACCGGTTGATGTTCTCGACCACGTGGGCGTGACGGAGGTCATAAACGCGCGGCGGAGAACCCGGGCTGGACGCGATGTGCGGATCGGCGGCGCCTAACAGCTGCTGGAACCAATAGTCGATGGTGCAATGGCTATAGAAGTTTCCCGAACGGTTGGGGAAGAACGGCATCCGATCTGGATGGTGGGCGCTGATCGTGGCGTCATAGTTTTGGCAGTACTCGTGCAAATCCGGGGACAGGAACACGATGCGGTCCTTGTGGCCCTTGGACTGCCGAATGTTCACGGTGCCACGAAGCAGGTCGACGTCGTTGCGGTGCAGCGTGCGGGCTTCGCTGGGACGCAGTCCCAGACAGTAGACCATCCGGAAGATTACCGGGATGATCACTTCCCGCCTGCCGCCGAAGCTGGTGGCCTGGATGGTATCGGCGGCGTCGAAGAGGGCTCGCAGCTCCTCGTGGGTGAAGATGTGCGGGCGGTAACGGATTTGTTTTCCCGGGATTCCTGACGGGATGACGTAGGCGGTCATGCCGAGCCCATTCATGTGTTTGGCCAGTTGCCGGATCGGGCTCATCCGCCGCATCTGGCCGTTGACGTGTTCTGCGGGCCGGGCGACGGCCCAGGCCATCGCCATCTCCTTCGTTAACGCCACCTGGCCGGGAAAGTCCTCCGCACACATCTGGTCGAAACGATGCAGATGCCGCTCGGACTCCTCGTAGGGCAACCCGAGCGCGTGTTTGACCTCGAGCAGGGACCGCAATGGCTCGGCCAGACCGCTGTAAAAGCCGCTCATGATCGTGTCCCTCGAGGTGCAATGCCCGCGAAGTCCAGACAACAGGCCCGCATCCGCGTCTCATCGGTGGACAGGTAGTGTTTCGCCGAGTCGATCGTCCGGTGCCCGAGCGCTCCGGAGATCACCGGTAGTAGCGTTCCGCCCTCGAGTAGCCGGGTGGCGAACGAGGCTCGCAATACTCTGAACCCGCGGCCCGTGCCGTTCTGGGTGATGGTCCCGCTGCGGGCAAAGGCGCGTGAGGCCACCCAATACAAACTGTCACATGGGCGAAGGCCGACGTAGGGAGCATGAGAGCGAAGGAACACATGATCGTCTTCACCACCAACCGGTCTGCCGTGCAGGAGATAGTCCGCGATCGCCTCACCAACATCGGCAAGCAGCGGCAACGTCAACACCGCCCCCGTTTTGTGTTGGACGAGGGTGATCTTCGCCTGCGCCCAATCGATATCACGCAACCGCAAACCGGCGATGTCCACCGGCCGCAGGCCCGTCCTGGCGCCCAGCAGCAACAGCGCCCTGTCCCGCAGACCCATCGGCGTGGAGATATCCGTGGAGTTCACCAGCGCGTCGATTCCGTCGGCTGGGACAACTCCCACCGAGCGGACACGTCGCACCATCTGAGCTGGGATCGCGTGTGAGAGTCCGGTGACGCTGCCGGATTCTTCCAAGAATCGACACAGCACGCGCAGCGCCGACACCACCGTCCTCATACTCCCCGGCTGATACCGGCCGCCGAGGAACACCACCATCGCTGACACGTCCGAGACAGATATCGACTGGGCATCAGCCACTGCGCGTTCGGGCAACCACGCCAACGCGGTGCGGGACACCGTGGCATACAAACTCTGGGTCGCAACGGCCACCGACTGGCTCTGCAACCAGACCTCGAACTGTTCCTGGACGGGACGGAAGACAGCATTCAGCGCATCATTAGGATGAGCCTGGCGAGACAAACACCACTGGTAGGAGCCCGTCCGTGCCACCTCGGACAAGACCAGAACAGCCTTGCGAAGAAGCCTGTGTTTCCAGTCCTTGAACCGGCCAGCCCGGTGTTCCGCCGCAATGAAGGCGACAAACGAGGCAACAGCCTCCTCGGAGAACTCCTCGATGCCGTCGCGGGAACAGAACCTCGCGAACTGGGACCAAGCCCACCGGTATTGCATGGTCGTCGACGGCGCATGTCCCAGCGGACCAATTGCCGCGTCAGCCTGCACGATCACATCGCTGATAGAAACACTCATCTCTGGCTCACCTCCAGTGAAAATCGATAGAGATGAGCCAGCGTAAACAGGCCGCGATTATCCCGAGGAAATGGCCACTCAGGCCGCCAACGCACAGGCTCCGCGACTGAAACTCGGGATAACAAAATCCTCGGGATAGTCGCGCTTATCCCGAATTCGGGATAAGCGCGACAAGGCATCAGCCGAGAATGCGGTGAATGTGGTCAACAAACGCGTCATCGGCTACCTCGAGGACGATGTCTTCACCACGCTGAGCGAGTTGAATGCTGCGATCCAGGAGCGGGTGCGGGTGCGGGAGATCAACCATGACATCCGCCGCGCCGACGACACGACCCGGTGGGAGAGGTTCGACGCTGAGGAGCGGGAGCTGCTGGGCGCGTTGCCCGACGCCGGGTTCGAGGACGTCGAGTGGAAGGAGCTCAAGGCCGCCCGGAACTACCACGTCACCGCGGACACACAACGGTATTCCGTGCCCTTCGCTCTGGCGGGCAAGCTGCTGCGGGTGAGGCTGACGTCTTCCCGAGTGACGATTTTCGACGGACACGAGAGCATCTGCGAACACACTCGGCTGACGGGCCGCAAAGGCCAATACTCGACCCTGCCCGAACACGTCCCGCCGCAGCACCGCAACATCGACGGGCTGTGGTCCAGGCGGTGGTTCACCGACCGGGCGCGCAGCTTTGGGCCGGCCACAGTCACGGTGATCGAGCAGATCCTCGACGGCCAGGTGATCGAGGCGCAGGGCTACCTGTCCTGCCAGAACATCCTCGACGGGCTCGGCAAGAACAACCGGGAACGGTTGGAGGCGGCCTGCCAGGAGCTCGTGAACCGCAGCGCCCACCCGACCTACTCCACCCTGAAACGTTTGATGGCGGCCATCGACAGCGACGCGAAGAAACCCCGGCCAGTCGTCCCGGCGGCCTCGACACGCAAACGCGTCAGCACCGTCGTTTTCCGCGACAGCATGCCAGACGTTTATGTTCGCGACGCCTCACACTACGCACGCGGCGAGGAGGGCAAGTGATGTTCACCAGCGTCGATTACGACAAGTTCCGGGCCCTTCGCGTCACCCACGTTGCGACCCGGCTGGAGGAACTGATCCAGGACGAGGGCAACGACACCCTCACCCCCGAGCAGCTCTTCCTCACCGCCGTCGACGACGCGCTGGAGTCCCGGCGCATCAACAAGGTCGACAAACTCATCCGCCAGGCCACCTTCCCGATCCCGGGCGCGACGGTTGCCGAGGTCGACTACCGCGAGGGGCGCGGGATCACACCGGTCAGAATGCGTCGCTATGCCGACCATGCCTGGCGGGCAGATCCGACGAATCTGCTCATCATCTCGCCCACCGGAGGCGGGAAAACCTACCTCGCCTGCGCGCTGGCCATCGGCGCCTGCCAGAGCGAGCACTCGGTTCTTTACTTCCGGATGGACGACCTCGCCCGACGGCTCATCATCGCCCGCGGCGACGGCATCGCCCACCAAAAGCTATTGAACGAGCTCTCCAACATCGACCTGCTCATCATCGACGATTTCCTCACCGTCGGCATCGACAGCGACGCCGCCAGCGACCTGTTCGCGATCCTCGCGAACCGCGAACACCGGCTCCCGACAATGATCGCCTCGCAAACCGGACCCGCGCACTGGGTTGCCGAGCTGCCTGACCGGGTCGCAGCGGACTCGATCGTGAACCGCCTCGCCAACAACGCCCGAATCATCAACCTCGGCCAGATCGACATGCGCAGGCACCGCAACGACCAAGCCCGCGCCCACGAGACCTACTGGGAATAACACCGGAGGCGGCCCGGGCAACCCGACCGGGCCGCTACCACCTCGTCAGAACTGCGCTACCAACTCGCCGGACTGGCGCTACCATCAAGCGCTACTCGCCAGGGGTGTGCATTCCAATGCCGGAGTGGCGATGTTCACCGTTGTACCAGTCGTAGAATTCGGTGCAGAATGAGCGTGCCTCGGCGAGGCTGTGGAACCGGTCTGGGAACTCGGGCCGGTACTTCAGAATTTTGAAATGCGACTCCGAAAATGGATTGTCATTACTCGTATGCGGGCGGGAGTGCGACTTGGTCACGCCCAGGTCGGCAAGCAGAAACGCGACGGGTTTCGACGCCATCGAGGACCCGTTATCGGAGTGGATCGTCAGCTGATCACGGCGAATGTTCTGCTTCTCGATCGTGTCGAGCAGGAGCCGCTCGGCCAGATCGGCGGACTCCCGGGTGGCGACCATCCACCCGACGACGTACCGCGAGTAAATGTCGATAATCGTATACAAGTAGAAGTACGACCATGTGGCCGGACCCTTGAGCTTCGAGATGTCCCACGACTTATGCCGACGTCGGCATAAGTCGTGAGACCTCACCGAGCGCACGGAACGCTCGCAACTCGAGGCCATGCGCGAACTGATCGCCAGCCTGCGGGAGCGCCGCCGCCTCACCATCAACGTGTCCATCGAAGCAGAGCTCACCCCCGCCAGCGAAGTCACCACCGAACCCCCGATCTGGGACACCTCCCAAGAACAACTCGCCGAGGCAAACCGTCGCATAAAACAGCTCAGCACCTACCTCGCCGATACGGGGTGGGACATCGAAGGCTGGGCCCAGTAACCACTGGAATCAAGCCAAAGCATTGTCGCGAGGGAGCCGCAGAGAACTGGCCCGCCAGTTGTAATCTGTGCGCGTGACGAACTTTCTGGCACGAGTTCGGATCGGCAACCGCATTCATGCGATCCGCAAACAGCGCGGCATCCACTCGATGTCGGTGGGTCCGAGGATAGTAAGACCAGATTCACGATCACTGACGATCCCGAGGTGAGGTCATGGGAAGCATCGAGTCTTACGCCACGACGAGCGGCAAGCGCTATCGAGTGATTTATCGGCGTCCCGATCATCTGCAGACTCAGAAGCGCGGGTTCCGAACGAAGAGAGACGCCGAGCTCTACCTGTCGGCCATAGAGATCAAGAAGGCTACCGGTGAATACATCGATGCCACCGCCTCGAAGGCCCTAATCGCCGTGTTGGGTGCTGACTGGTTGGCATCTCAGACACACCTCAAGCCGTCTTCACTTCACCCCGTTGAGGTTGCGTGGAGGCGATACGTCCTTCCGACCTGGGGCACCTACAAGGTCGGCCAGATTCGCCACAGCGACGTGCAGATTTGGATCTCGCAGCTGGTTGCGGGCCGCAGCGCGACGACCGTTTTGCGGATCTATGGTGTGCTGGCCGCGATCCTTGATGTTGCGGTGAAGGATCGGCGCATTCCCTCGAATCCTGCGCGGGGAGTGACCCTGCCGCGTAAGACGAAGGGCCAGCACGCATACCTGTCGCACAGACAGGTCGCGCTGCTCGCACAAAACTCCCGTAAGCACTCGACTCTCGTTCTCGCCTTGGCCTATACCGGGTTGCGCTCGGGTGAAGCGACCGCGTTGCGAATTCGCGACGTGGACACGGTGCGACGGCGTATTCAGGTGCACGAAAATGCGGTGAGCGTTAGTGGGACGATCCACGTCGGCACACCCAAGACGCATCAAGCGCGCGCGGTCCCCTATCCAACGTTTCTCAATCCGCTCTTCGTCGAACTCATGAAAGACTCGACTGGGGGCACTCGTGGTCGCGGCGAGCTGCTTTTTGGAAGTGGCCTCGACTACGTCCGCAGCCCCGATTCCCGGCGCGGTTGGTTTGTGTCGGCGGTGCGCAAATCGCAGACTGCCGACAGCACGTTTCCGCGAATGACTTTGCACGATCTACGCCACACCGCAGCGAGCCTGGCCATCTCCGCTGGCGCCAATGTGAAAGCCATCCAACGAATGCTTGGCCACGCGTCGGCAGCCATGACTCTCGACACCTACGCCGATCTTTTCGACGACGATCTCGACTCAGTGGCTGACGCGCTCGACGACGCTCGAACTCTCAGCATCGACTGAGCCCCGTTCCACCCATCAGTTTGGAGGCCGTGTGGGGATCATGTCCTTAGACAGGCCACGACGTCGGTGTCAGTTCGCTCGGCAGATACAGCGGATGACTCGGATGCCCTCGCTTCGTCGTCCGCAGGCAGGTAAGCATGTCGAATCCAGGAATTGACAGCACTTCTCTGACGCGCTCTGGTTTGGCGTGCATGCCCCAGGCTGCGACCAGTACCTCACCGCTCGCGCCAGCCTCGTCCAGATAGCGGTCGTTCTCTGGACCGATGGGATCCGCTGCGGTCCACAAGTCGGCCGGCTGCGTTGCCCGGAACGCGTAGAGGTTCACGACGTTCAGCCCTCCGAGCCCCCAACGCCGGGAGAATCCGATACATCGCCGAAGCGTTGGATCATCCGAATGCTCATCCGCGGTGGAGGGATTCAGCATTACGAAAGTCGCGCGCGGACCATCAGACCACACTCGGGAAAGTCGGTAGCGATACATTCGATTTTTCGAAAGTTCGGCTCGCTTGTCGACTTCGATCATTCATCACTATCTCACGGTGATCCGAGCGGGCAAAAATGGGCCTGGACCTGCCTCGTGAGCGTGCTCCCTCTATGCGCAGCACGAGGCTCGACCGGCCACTTTTCATCACGTTGATGCTCGTTTTTCACACCGAAATTTTTTCAAGTGTTGCCAAAATGTTGCCAAAACGGCCATCTGGGCAAAGAAGAACCCCCTACTCCCCAGTGAAACACTGGGATGCAGGGGGTTTTTCGTGGC
Coding sequences within:
- a CDS encoding DDE-type integrase/transposase/recombinase: MADYRKILGLLLEGRSYREVVEIAGCSHRDVARVRQEVQERGLTSAVAITDADVAEWFPDGRRKVSEEYDQPDLSRVLASMKANRHFTLLLAWRRYVDTKDAGKKYGYSQFCALFTDYLRSHDLVAVLRHEPGRAMLVDWAGDTMDVVDTITGEVVRAILFVAVLPFSGLMFCRAYADMKSPAWLDAHVQAFAFFGGVTQIIVPDNPTTSTHQTHKGDAERVVNARYQQLADHYQTAIVPARVKKPRDYPEDFVIPSSGREACALAA
- a CDS encoding GNAT family N-acetyltransferase; the protein is MVWPAPQRVETERFALEPVSVNHAPEMVVVLADPSLYEFIGGEPPTLEGLVRRYTAQSVGESDDGSQWWLNWVIRDNASGALVGFVQATVEEDAGRLSADIEWVVAPRAQGNGVATEATRGMIRWLREHGVDSLGAFVHPQHRASVAVAKHQGLNPTSTIQQGEIRWELNPAGVR
- a CDS encoding TetR/AcrR family transcriptional regulator, with protein sequence MVVDHAAQMLDERGSAGFNLAALAESLDVRIPSLYKHIEGMPGLRRGIMIQAKASLAHALGQAAIGRSRDDAIERMSFAYRRWALEHPGQYPMTVHAPAPGDDEDLKVSSAIADVVYNVLAGYDLRDDDAVDATRFLRSALHGFVALETSGGFELPVDLERSFMRLVTSVVTALASWSGS
- a CDS encoding nidogen-like domain-containing protein, with protein sequence MPFSLDFYGQTYDGLYVNNNGDVSFGAPLSTYTPFGLASASVPLIAPFFADVDTGGSGSQPVQYGYGETTYEGRPAFCVNWLNVGYFSNHFDKLNSFQLLLVSRQDKAVGAFDIVFNYDTINWETGDASGGSEGLGGVSARVGFTAGTGQDGTFTEFAGSGTPGVFLDGGPTPLNVGQQDSSVRGRYIFSVRNGGTLVNGYVALGDSYQSGEGTFDYIDGTNVDGINQCHRSDFAYPSLLVDQGVVKLDLDFRACSGATVSTMLIPSSTSGPPWNDGIAQVNALDTSTRLVTVGIIGNDLGFGDFITKCVTLSLTTSKTCENELGSSLKGQLTSLESGALKKSLIELYRLIRAKAPNARVVVVSYPHFFPEFNKEKNCGLIYRTSDQTWMNSAVDRADTAIGVAARSAGFEYANTEDVNLYESVSLAGH
- a CDS encoding alpha/beta fold hydrolase is translated as MNTQHATPPPATRFLAQPEGRIAYDIQGAGPLVLLVPGMGDLRSTYRFLTPALVAAGYTVATTDLRGHGDSSSVFSSYGDAVTASDLVALLDDLGTPAVVIGNSMGAGAAVIAAADRPELVNGLVLVGPFVREPASNTPFKRLFLRLLMARPWAAAAWKAYLPKLYVGRPPTDFSQYKKDVIASIRRPGYTRAFSLTTRTDHVQAGDSLDRVTAPVLIVMGEKDPDFKDPKAEADWIARTLHGEAVMVPDAGHYPQSQQPERTSAAIIRFLSTLKNHA
- a CDS encoding tyrosine-type recombinase/integrase gives rise to the protein MASVEFFALVRAWLTIHLPRARRLSPHTIRSYKTALNTLLDFLRETQHLTLAEVSFEAIDRATITAFFTWLLDTQHLSVSSANQRLAAIKSFLSYCAGEDPALVSIWLGVRQVKPARIPARAPDGLSMPAVDALIRAPGQNTNRGRRDTTLILLMFDAAARIQEMLDLTPADIDTTVGAARVTLTGKGHKIRTVPLMDKTARHLEQYLAEFHPGTPEAASPLFFTIRAGHRQQMSQDNITYLLNKHAAIAQQECPEVPEKIHAHQLRHARAMQMLRAGVPLPHIKEFLGHANIATTSIYASADNEMVRQAIQKAGSANPELAPLWTGGDDLILQLAGLK
- a CDS encoding DUF4260 family protein; the protein is MSPIHRVEGAAVAASAATLFILGGFSWWWLPVLFLVFDLSFIGYAVSNRAGAYGYNLVHNYAAPAILIAVYSLLHVIGIPLWPLAFIAGYWFFHVGADRAMGYGPRPPR